A genomic segment from Necator americanus strain Aroian chromosome III, whole genome shotgun sequence encodes:
- a CDS encoding hypothetical protein (NECATOR_CHRIII.G12502.T2), with amino-acid sequence MTFSPSTRQGLLTRTGDRLSTILKEEANLLDMQFDPSMMNDSDIRTLRRRIRRAKVVLETEANKLEIALENYGSAADNLDKETPSISQIISRVEANVDTAQGLLDQTQKAVTDLTRLQQDLEESRNNDTTTSLDVHEMKLTPIPIPKFNGQIWEWETFWRSFEHTVHSRNIDNLFKLNYLLDAQYVFVFELVFELLKEKYGNTQALVDQLLHKLTTTTARNERLEEQETLCEQLHSIVSQLHLKGEHIDNTFLQKQLLAKFSVDIQRHILRQKAYHEKDNTWNTMALLSTAKEYVKSELKITRQVEQY; translated from the exons ATGACTTTTTCACCGTCAACCCGACAAGGCCTTCTCACTCGAACAGGAGATCGCTTGTCCACTATTCTGAAGGAAGAGGCAAACCTCTTGGACATGCAATTCGACCCCTCAATGATGAACGACTCCGATATCAGAACCCTTCGACGGCGTATTCGCAGAGCCAAGGTTGTTCTTGAAACTGAAGCAAACAAACTCGAAATTGCTCTAGAGAACTATGGAAGCGCTGCGGACAACTTGGACAAAGAAACACCATCCATATCACAAATCATATCAAGAGTGGAGGCGAATGTGGACACAGCTCAAGGGCTCTTGGATCAGACCCAAAAAGCTGTGACAGACCTGACAAGACTCCAACAAGATCTCGAAGAATCACGAAATAACGATACCACCACATCGCTAGATGTCCACGAAATGAAACTTACACCAATTCCTATTCCTAAATTCAATGGGCAGATCTGGGAATGGGAAACCTTTTGGAGATCGTTTGAACACACGGTACACTCAAGGAACATCGACAATTTGTTCAAATTGAACTATCTTCTTGATGC GCAGTACGTATTCGTAttcgaactcgtgttcgaACTTCTGAAAGAGAAATACGGTAACACACAGGCCTTGGTGGACCAGCTTCTACATAAACTTACAACGACAACAGCTCGGAACGAACGGCTAGAAGAGCAGGAAACGTTGTGTGAACAACTACATTCCATCGTCTCACAGCTACATCTCAAAGGAGAACATATAGACAACACGTTCCTGCAGAAGCAGCTTCTAGCTAAATTCTCAGTGGACATACAGCGACACATCTTGCGGCAGAAAGCATATCATGAGAAGGACAACACGTGGAATACAATGGCCCTGCTTTCAACAGCCAAGGAGTACGTCAAGTCCGAACTCAAGATCACTCGACAAGTGGAGCAGTATTAG
- a CDS encoding hypothetical protein (NECATOR_CHRIII.G12502.T1) → MTFSPSTRQGLLTRTGDRLSTILKEEANLLDMQFDPSMMNDSDIRTLRRRIRRAKVVLETEANKLEIALENYGSAADNLDKETPSISQIISRVEANVDTAQGLLDQTQKAVTDLTRLQQDLEESRNNDTTTSLDVHEMKLTPIPIPKFNGQIWEWETFWRSFEHTVHSRNIDNLFKLNYLLDALQGDARESALVDQLLHKLTTTTARNERLEEQETLCEQLHSIVSQLHLKGEHIDNTFLQKQLLAKFSVDIQRHILRQKAYHEKDNTWNTMALLSTAKEYVKSELKITRQVEQY, encoded by the exons ATGACTTTTTCACCGTCAACCCGACAAGGCCTTCTCACTCGAACAGGAGATCGCTTGTCCACTATTCTGAAGGAAGAGGCAAACCTCTTGGACATGCAATTCGACCCCTCAATGATGAACGACTCCGATATCAGAACCCTTCGACGGCGTATTCGCAGAGCCAAGGTTGTTCTTGAAACTGAAGCAAACAAACTCGAAATTGCTCTAGAGAACTATGGAAGCGCTGCGGACAACTTGGACAAAGAAACACCATCCATATCACAAATCATATCAAGAGTGGAGGCGAATGTGGACACAGCTCAAGGGCTCTTGGATCAGACCCAAAAAGCTGTGACAGACCTGACAAGACTCCAACAAGATCTCGAAGAATCACGAAATAACGATACCACCACATCGCTAGATGTCCACGAAATGAAACTTACACCAATTCCTATTCCTAAATTCAATGGGCAGATCTGGGAATGGGAAACCTTTTGGAGATCGTTTGAACACACGGTACACTCAAGGAACATCGACAATTTGTTCAAATTGAACTATCTTCTTGATGCGTTACAAGGAGATGCGAGGGAGTCG GCCTTGGTGGACCAGCTTCTACATAAACTTACAACGACAACAGCTCGGAACGAACGGCTAGAAGAGCAGGAAACGTTGTGTGAACAACTACATTCCATCGTCTCACAGCTACATCTCAAAGGAGAACATATAGACAACACGTTCCTGCAGAAGCAGCTTCTAGCTAAATTCTCAGTGGACATACAGCGACACATCTTGCGGCAGAAAGCATATCATGAGAAGGACAACACGTGGAATACAATGGCCCTGCTTTCAACAGCCAAGGAGTACGTCAAGTCCGAACTCAAGATCACTCGACAAGTGGAGCAGTATTAG
- a CDS encoding hypothetical protein (NECATOR_CHRIII.G12503.T1) — MKTKKLCHNCGANDHIATKCPRGSCRVCGTTGHHTSICKKFFDSHSPSRLPPPVKLPEKQSQPTKPTTRASATPAKVNLVNFEPTLNAKPQPNTVLHVNDNTEVMILAGQAQVLNPESAMLEPIYVMLDTGAVRSFISNELAKRLQLKDVHSKRLTISTFGSNAPLLKTCGITALQMWDANGAPHTFTVTRIDKVTESLQHNRLCIEDKRFLCDNDLQLSINPLARDIQLAPPHRSNINSGAHRKIREVVVRLPSQRLVKRPVNLLVSLELDDKGSSTEEISKKLKSEEQTSTEPSHQRDQSDRDTPVLRTAQQPNNRYDLRPRQKINYTKKKEDTEPIARINKIMEASTLLQVSLMLSLGVTILASKSEVIKETIRSIQCVPGGVHLISPDRIPYEVCAENYCVQFDNPRVDENISFPPDIIFRYLGIRCIIEHLVQWKFGEKLNTIETLCHPSSLCQAITYSFCPANIFNPERWPISAILGTATLLYFLITGCYVLLYVPLVIGKPIRMVAHILFGFCSTTAGSDDVKLPTKVDRDSTAEIIAISLIAIIPAAKQCQLINIVTDRSTICTNNGFGPCQIELSEVFKINPFKREACLKITRNDTSIHEAEVQCEQASFTIPCNTTGALSELRFSISRARVNFVCSVSCGQVVTSVEIAGILTFTASAQGLVQQWIQENSTILASENYTSTFARLSRIREIKDIEEAIASVMSQIHRQIKLANALDAEWKQHGIQSTCSASGGGEQILPINRFLGTACVTKEKLLGITQQYVLLKAMLRIKSEGLYLSPLLNLKGENIQRKAGRTLHTLDIDIRDMECELALAEKMYDNERGSLAEVTDQLTRIEQPIRNMTPQAVLSSSSQPSIGQTAEKDASRGNEENMTGVHDLDHYHSAIEAAEVDDKEIDDRYLELLFAETAMEQSADAIPSLVRPDRRKQRKPCQQRRAQVSIACKSDEGEITAEINCGHQFQVAICTPSGHINKVFLNFNSSRIREHCTIFCWGGTVSFVEENAIVEEAEFSEIVGELSYFSDGVLLKQQGITNLLTDNHFSLPSAEKNCGNVSYIVYIDCFTSPLI, encoded by the exons ATGAAAACGAAGAAACTCTGTCACAATTGTGGAGCCAACGACCACATAGCTACGAAGTGTCCTAGAGGATCCTGCCGCGTTTGCGGAACAACCGGACATCATACGTCTATCTGCAAAAAATTCTTCGACTCACACTCACCATCACGTTTACCTCCACCAGTAAAACTGCCTGAGAAACAATCACAGCCAACGAAACCGACAACACGGGCATCGGCGACGCCTGCGAAGGTGAATTTAGTGAATTTCGAGCCCACACTCAATGCGAAGCCGCAACCGAATACAGTCctgcacgtcaacgacaataCAGAAGTCATGATACTCGCAGGGCAAGCACAGGTGCTTAATCCAGAATCGGCAATGCTGGAGCCCATATACGTGATGCTCGACACAGGAGCCGTCAGATCGTTCATCAGCAACGAGTTGGCCAAACGACTGCAACTGAAAGACGTGCATTCCAAGCGGCTTACCATCAGCACCTTTGGATCGAACGCACCACTGTTGAAGACGTGTGGAATTACGGCACTGCAAATGTGGGATGCCAACGGAGCTCCGCACACTTTTACGGTAACCAGAATCGATAAAGTCACCGAGTCACTACAGCACAACCGCCTCTGCATCGAGGACAAGCGATTCCTCTGCGACAACGACCTACAGCTCtcaatcaatccacttgcTCGAGACATTCAGCTCGCTCCTCCTCATCGGAGCAACATAAATAGTGGTGCTCACC GGAAAATTCGAGAGGTAGTAGTACGGTTACCATCGCAGCGCCTCGTAAAGCGCCCTGTAAATTTACTCGTCTCTTTGGAACTTGATGATAAAGGCAGTAGCACTgaagaaatttcgaagaagCTCAAATCAGAGGAACAGACATCAACAGAACCGTCTCATCAAAGAGACCAATCAGACCGTGACACGCCAGTATTAAGAACAGCTCAGCAGCCCAATAACCGCTACGATCTTCGTCCACGACAGAAGATCAactacaccaaaaaaaaagaggacacAGAACCCATCGCACGCATCAATAAGATAATGGAAGCTTCCACATTACTTCAAGTCTCTCTGATGCTATCACTGGGTGTTACAATACTTGCTAGTAAGAGCGAAGTAATCAAAGAAACGATACGTTCAATACAGTGCGTCCCAGGAGGTGTCCATCTTATTTCCCCCGATAGAATCCCGTATGAAGTCTGTGCGGAGAATTACTGTGTTCAGTTCGATAACCCTCGCGTCGATGAGAATATCAGTTTTCCGCCAGATATTATATTTAGGTATTTAGGTATTAGGTGTATTATTGAACACCTGGTTCAGTGGAAGTTTGGTGAAAAACTGAACACTATCGAAACCTTATGTCACCCATCTTCATTATGTCAAGCAATAACCTACAGCTTTTGTCCAGCCAATATCTTCAACCCAGAACGTTGGCCGATAAGTGCAATACTAGGGACAGCAACCCTGTTGTATTTCCTAATCACAGGCTGCTACGTACTGCTCTACGTTCCACTAGTGATCGGTAAACCGATTAGAATGGTAGCCCAtattttgtttggtttttgttCGACCACTGCAGGATCAGATGACGTTAAACTCCCGACAAAAGTCGACAGAGACTCCACAGCAGAAATCATAGCAATATCCTTGATAGCGATCATACCGGCAGCAAAGCAGTGCCAACTCATCAATATCGTCACGGATCGGTCCACCATATGCACAAATAATGGGTTCGGACCGTGCCAGATTGAGCTCTCAGAGGTGTTTAAAATAAACCCCTTCAAGCGTGAAGCCTGCCTCAAAATTACTCGGAATGACACATCCATACATGAG GCTGAAGTTCAATGCGAACAAGCAAGTTTCACGATACCATGCAATACGACAGGTGCCCTCTCAGAATTACGATTTAGCATTTCGAGAGCGCGAGTAAACTTCGTTTGTTCGGTCTCTTGTGGGCAAGTTGTCACCTCGGTAGAAATAGCTGGTATTCTCACATTCACAGCCTCAGCACAGGGGTTAGTGCAACAATGGATACAAG aaaactcCACAATATTGGCGTCTGAAAACTACACATCCACGTTCGCACGCCTGTCAAGAATTCGAGAGATCAAAGACATAGAAGAAGCAATAGCCTCCGTAATGTCCCAGATTCATCGTCAAATCAAACTGGCAAACGCACTCGATGCAGAATGGAAACAACATGGAATACAAAGTACTTGTTCCGCATCGGGAGGCGGAGAGCAGATCCTCCCAATAAATCGCTTCCTGGGGACGGCCTGCGTTACGAAGGAGAAGCTTCTAGGAATCACGCAACAATATGTACTCCTGAAAGCAATGCTCCGGATCAAGTCGGAAGGACTGTACCTATCACCGCTTCTCAATCTTAAAGGAGAAAATATCCAAAGGAAGGCTGGCAGGACACTTCATACTTTAGATATCGACATCCGAGACATGGAGTGTGAACTAGCTCTTGCTGAAAAAATGTACGATAACGAGAGAGGAAGCCTTGCAGAAGTAACGGATCAGTTGACCCGCATCGAACAGCCGATTCGCAATATGACACCCCAAGCTGTACTGTCCAGCTCTTCGCAACCGTCAATAGGTCAGACGGCGGAAAAAGATGCCTCTAGGGGCAACGAAGAAAACATGACGGGCGTTCATGATCTTGACCACTACCACTCTGCGATTGAGGCAGCAGAAGTCGATGACAAAGAAATTGACGATCGATATCTAGAGTTACTGTTCGCCGAGACGGCTATGGAACAATCAGCGGATGCAATACCCAGCCTGGTCCGTCCGGACAGGCGAAAGCAGAGGAAGCCATGCCAACAAAGGA GAGCACAAGTATCTATCGCATGCAAATCCGATGAAGGTGAAATCACAGCCGAAATCAACTGTGGACATCAATTTCAAGTTGCGATTTGTACCCCAAGCGGCCACATTAACAAAGTCTTCCTCAACTTCAACTCATCAAGAATCCGAGAACATTGCACAATTTTCTGCTGGGGAGGGACGGTTTCCTTCGTTGAAGAAAACGCCATCGTTGAAGAAGCTGAGTTCTCCGAAATTGTCGGAGAACTCAGCTACTTCAGCGATGGTGTTTTGCTAAAACAACAAGGAATAACGAATCTTCTGACTGATAACCACTTCTCTTTGCCATccgctgaaaaaaattgtggaaatgtTTCGTACATTGTGTACATCGACTGTTTCACCTCCCCTCTCATTTAA
- a CDS encoding hypothetical protein (NECATOR_CHRIII.G12503.T3): MKTKKLCHNCGANDHIATKCPRGSCRVCGTTGHHTSICKKFFDSHSPSRLPPPVKLPEKQSQPTKPTTRASATPAKVNLVNFEPTLNAKPQPNTVLHVNDNTEVMILAGQAQVLNPESAMLEPIYVMLDTGAVRSFISNELAKRLQLKDVHSKRLTISTFGSNAPLLKTCGITALQMWDANGAPHTFTVTRIDKVTESLQHNRLCIEDKRFLCDNDLQLSINPLARDIQLAPPHRSNINSGAHRKIREVVVRLPSQRLVKRPVNLLVSLELDDKGSSTEEISKKLKSEEQTSTEPSHQRDQSDRDTPVLRTAQQPNNRYDLRPRQKINYTKKKEDTEPIARINKIMEASTLLQVSLMLSLGVTILASKSEVIKETIRSIQCVPGGVHLISPDRIPYEVCAENYCVQFDNPRVDENISFPPDIIFRYLGIRCIIEHLVQWKFGEKLNTIETLCHPSSLCQAITYSFCPANIFNPERWPISAILGTATLLYFLITGCYVLLYVPLVIGKPIRMVAHILFGFCSTTAGSDDVKLPTKVDRDSTAEIIAISLIAIIPAAKQCQLINIVTDRSTICTNNGFGPCQIELSEVFKINPFKREACLKITRNDTSIHEVRLQWKSLLLNCEPETDMFTRDTVHKVVDSKRCPRSGSCTENSTILASENYTSTFARLSRIREIKDIEEAIASVMSQIHRQIKLANALDAEWKQHGIQSTCSASGGGEQILPINRFLGTACVTKEKLLGITQQYVLLKAMLRIKSEGLYLSPLLNLKGENIQRKAGRTLHTLDIDIRDMECELALAEKMYDNERGSLAEVTDQLTRIEQPIRNMTPQAVLSSSSQPSIGQTAEKDASRGNEENMTGVHDLDHYHSAIEAAEVDDKEIDDRYLELLFAETAMEQSADAIPSLVRPDRRKQRKPCQQRNQTIKVMRKDLDDLRFGFTYLPRRKIGESSTGALSIGQTTWQPIMVWARQLPRGRVPLEGTSSNMSYKEMRTPLIPMHVDKCRLQEYSDPGRSTTAHKEMTRRSMSIVAQAIIGDGCYPITSKDTH; the protein is encoded by the exons ATGAAAACGAAGAAACTCTGTCACAATTGTGGAGCCAACGACCACATAGCTACGAAGTGTCCTAGAGGATCCTGCCGCGTTTGCGGAACAACCGGACATCATACGTCTATCTGCAAAAAATTCTTCGACTCACACTCACCATCACGTTTACCTCCACCAGTAAAACTGCCTGAGAAACAATCACAGCCAACGAAACCGACAACACGGGCATCGGCGACGCCTGCGAAGGTGAATTTAGTGAATTTCGAGCCCACACTCAATGCGAAGCCGCAACCGAATACAGTCctgcacgtcaacgacaataCAGAAGTCATGATACTCGCAGGGCAAGCACAGGTGCTTAATCCAGAATCGGCAATGCTGGAGCCCATATACGTGATGCTCGACACAGGAGCCGTCAGATCGTTCATCAGCAACGAGTTGGCCAAACGACTGCAACTGAAAGACGTGCATTCCAAGCGGCTTACCATCAGCACCTTTGGATCGAACGCACCACTGTTGAAGACGTGTGGAATTACGGCACTGCAAATGTGGGATGCCAACGGAGCTCCGCACACTTTTACGGTAACCAGAATCGATAAAGTCACCGAGTCACTACAGCACAACCGCCTCTGCATCGAGGACAAGCGATTCCTCTGCGACAACGACCTACAGCTCtcaatcaatccacttgcTCGAGACATTCAGCTCGCTCCTCCTCATCGGAGCAACATAAATAGTGGTGCTCACC GGAAAATTCGAGAGGTAGTAGTACGGTTACCATCGCAGCGCCTCGTAAAGCGCCCTGTAAATTTACTCGTCTCTTTGGAACTTGATGATAAAGGCAGTAGCACTgaagaaatttcgaagaagCTCAAATCAGAGGAACAGACATCAACAGAACCGTCTCATCAAAGAGACCAATCAGACCGTGACACGCCAGTATTAAGAACAGCTCAGCAGCCCAATAACCGCTACGATCTTCGTCCACGACAGAAGATCAactacaccaaaaaaaaagaggacacAGAACCCATCGCACGCATCAATAAGATAATGGAAGCTTCCACATTACTTCAAGTCTCTCTGATGCTATCACTGGGTGTTACAATACTTGCTAGTAAGAGCGAAGTAATCAAAGAAACGATACGTTCAATACAGTGCGTCCCAGGAGGTGTCCATCTTATTTCCCCCGATAGAATCCCGTATGAAGTCTGTGCGGAGAATTACTGTGTTCAGTTCGATAACCCTCGCGTCGATGAGAATATCAGTTTTCCGCCAGATATTATATTTAGGTATTTAGGTATTAGGTGTATTATTGAACACCTGGTTCAGTGGAAGTTTGGTGAAAAACTGAACACTATCGAAACCTTATGTCACCCATCTTCATTATGTCAAGCAATAACCTACAGCTTTTGTCCAGCCAATATCTTCAACCCAGAACGTTGGCCGATAAGTGCAATACTAGGGACAGCAACCCTGTTGTATTTCCTAATCACAGGCTGCTACGTACTGCTCTACGTTCCACTAGTGATCGGTAAACCGATTAGAATGGTAGCCCAtattttgtttggtttttgttCGACCACTGCAGGATCAGATGACGTTAAACTCCCGACAAAAGTCGACAGAGACTCCACAGCAGAAATCATAGCAATATCCTTGATAGCGATCATACCGGCAGCAAAGCAGTGCCAACTCATCAATATCGTCACGGATCGGTCCACCATATGCACAAATAATGGGTTCGGACCGTGCCAGATTGAGCTCTCAGAGGTGTTTAAAATAAACCCCTTCAAGCGTGAAGCCTGCCTCAAAATTACTCGGAATGACACATCCATACATGAGGTACGTCTTCAATGGAAATCGCTTCTCCTCAATTGCGAACCCGAGACAGACATGTTCACTAGAGACACTGTCCACAAAGTAGTGGATAGCAAGCGCTGTCCTCGTAGTGGCTCATGTACAG aaaactcCACAATATTGGCGTCTGAAAACTACACATCCACGTTCGCACGCCTGTCAAGAATTCGAGAGATCAAAGACATAGAAGAAGCAATAGCCTCCGTAATGTCCCAGATTCATCGTCAAATCAAACTGGCAAACGCACTCGATGCAGAATGGAAACAACATGGAATACAAAGTACTTGTTCCGCATCGGGAGGCGGAGAGCAGATCCTCCCAATAAATCGCTTCCTGGGGACGGCCTGCGTTACGAAGGAGAAGCTTCTAGGAATCACGCAACAATATGTACTCCTGAAAGCAATGCTCCGGATCAAGTCGGAAGGACTGTACCTATCACCGCTTCTCAATCTTAAAGGAGAAAATATCCAAAGGAAGGCTGGCAGGACACTTCATACTTTAGATATCGACATCCGAGACATGGAGTGTGAACTAGCTCTTGCTGAAAAAATGTACGATAACGAGAGAGGAAGCCTTGCAGAAGTAACGGATCAGTTGACCCGCATCGAACAGCCGATTCGCAATATGACACCCCAAGCTGTACTGTCCAGCTCTTCGCAACCGTCAATAGGTCAGACGGCGGAAAAAGATGCCTCTAGGGGCAACGAAGAAAACATGACGGGCGTTCATGATCTTGACCACTACCACTCTGCGATTGAGGCAGCAGAAGTCGATGACAAAGAAATTGACGATCGATATCTAGAGTTACTGTTCGCCGAGACGGCTATGGAACAATCAGCGGATGCAATACCCAGCCTGGTCCGTCCGGACAGGCGAAAGCAGAGGAAGCCATGCCAACAAAGGA ACCAGACGATCAAAGTCATGCGGAAGGACCTGGACGACCTAAGGTTCGGTTTCACCTACTTACCTCGAAGGAAGATTGGAGAAAGTTCAACAGG GGCTCTTTCCATTGGTCAAACTACGTGGCAACCAATTATGGTTTGGGCGAGGCAGCTACCGCGTGGAAGGGTCCCGTTAGAAGGCACATCTTCGAACATGTCATACAAGGAGATGAGAACACCACTGATCCCAATGCATGTCGATAAATGTCGACTG CAAGAGTACAGCGACCCAGGAAGAAGTACCACAGCGCACAAGGAGATGACGAGACGGAGCATGAGCATCGTGGCGCAGGCGATCATCGGAGACGGCTGCTATCCCATCACTTCGAAGGACACTCACTGA
- a CDS encoding hypothetical protein (NECATOR_CHRIII.G12503.T2): protein MLRIKSEGLYLSPLLNLKGENIQRKAGRTLHTLDIDIRDMECELALAEKMYDNERGSLAEVTDQLTRIEQPIRNMTPQAVLSSSSQPSIGQTAEKDASRGNEENMTGVHDLDHYHSAIEAAEVDDKEIDDRYLELLFAETAMEQSADAIPSLVRPDRRKQRKPCQQRSM, encoded by the coding sequence ATGCTCCGGATCAAGTCGGAAGGACTGTACCTATCACCGCTTCTCAATCTTAAAGGAGAAAATATCCAAAGGAAGGCTGGCAGGACACTTCATACTTTAGATATCGACATCCGAGACATGGAGTGTGAACTAGCTCTTGCTGAAAAAATGTACGATAACGAGAGAGGAAGCCTTGCAGAAGTAACGGATCAGTTGACCCGCATCGAACAGCCGATTCGCAATATGACACCCCAAGCTGTACTGTCCAGCTCTTCGCAACCGTCAATAGGTCAGACGGCGGAAAAAGATGCCTCTAGGGGCAACGAAGAAAACATGACGGGCGTTCATGATCTTGACCACTACCACTCTGCGATTGAGGCAGCAGAAGTCGATGACAAAGAAATTGACGATCGATATCTAGAGTTACTGTTCGCCGAGACGGCTATGGAACAATCAGCGGATGCAATACCCAGCCTGGTCCGTCCGGACAGGCGAAAGCAGAGGAAGCCATGCCAACAAAGGAGTATGTGA
- a CDS encoding hypothetical protein (NECATOR_CHRIII.G12504.T1), with protein MKQVTVERRIENGKLTCTRQVLFVGDKINEECMGDQEYFDKVVREVNADLRKDMDKDGEEVGLTTISSDERRVTSEEPVMCTGKSDKFAKKSKKWNKV; from the coding sequence ATGAAACAAGTAACGGTGGAAAGAAGAATCGAAAACGGCAAGCTCACCTGCACTCGACAAGTACTCTTTGTCGGGGATAAGATTAACGAGGAATGTATGGGAGATCAAGAATACTTCGATAAAGTGGTCAGGGAAGTCAACGCTGACTTACGCAAGGATATGGATAAGGATGGGGAAGAAGTAGGCCTAACAACCATATCAAGTGACGAGAGACGAGTGACGAGTGAAGAGCCAGTGATGTGCACTGGAAAATCCGACAAGTTCGCgaagaaatcgaagaaatGGAACAAGGTTTAA